Proteins encoded within one genomic window of Enterococcus haemoperoxidus ATCC BAA-382:
- a CDS encoding glycoside hydrolase family 125 protein has protein sequence MTYSKIPNSVQEFMDEITQLCGEAHAGWAENFNAAFANTLTTTVKRQADGTTFLLTGDIPAMWLRDSTAQVRPYLVIAKEDEELRDMICGLVQRQFFYITLDPYANAFNETPNNAGHQTDHTAMSPWIWERKYEIDSLCYPVQLAYLLFKNTGCKQQFDENFVEGIKKILTVFTTEQEHHHSPYAFERDTTRLEDTLTNNGRGSEVGKTGMTWSGFRPSDDACRYGYLVPSNMFAVVVLGYIEEIFTEVLSDSKVAKQASDLKKEIDAGIQKYGKAENQEGDLVYAYEVDGLGNSSIMDDSNIPNLLSAPYLGYTTVDDSTYQATRKTVLSKENPYFYEGKYAKGIGSSHTPENYIWPIALAMEGMTTKDKDEKARILDSLVANDGGTHLMHEGFDVDDPTRYTREWFSWANMMFCELVMDYFDIRVER, from the coding sequence ATGACTTATAGCAAAATACCAAATTCTGTACAAGAATTTATGGATGAAATCACACAATTGTGTGGAGAAGCGCACGCTGGATGGGCAGAAAATTTTAATGCAGCATTTGCCAATACATTGACTACAACAGTTAAAAGACAAGCTGATGGCACAACGTTTTTACTAACTGGTGATATTCCTGCTATGTGGTTGAGAGATTCGACTGCGCAGGTTCGACCTTATTTAGTGATTGCAAAAGAAGACGAAGAACTTAGAGACATGATTTGTGGCTTGGTACAACGCCAATTTTTCTATATCACACTTGATCCATATGCCAATGCATTCAATGAAACACCCAATAATGCTGGTCACCAAACAGATCACACGGCGATGAGTCCCTGGATTTGGGAGCGAAAATATGAAATCGATTCACTTTGTTATCCTGTTCAACTAGCGTATCTATTGTTTAAAAATACTGGCTGTAAGCAGCAGTTTGATGAAAATTTTGTTGAAGGGATAAAAAAAATCCTGACGGTCTTTACGACAGAGCAGGAACATCACCATTCGCCTTATGCATTTGAACGGGATACAACGCGCTTAGAAGATACGCTTACGAATAATGGACGCGGCAGTGAAGTTGGAAAAACGGGAATGACGTGGTCTGGTTTCCGTCCAAGTGATGATGCTTGTCGTTACGGTTATTTAGTGCCGTCAAATATGTTTGCAGTTGTTGTTTTAGGCTATATCGAGGAAATTTTTACTGAAGTACTTTCTGATTCCAAAGTGGCAAAACAAGCATCTGACCTCAAAAAAGAGATCGACGCTGGTATTCAAAAATACGGAAAAGCAGAGAATCAAGAGGGTGATTTGGTCTATGCCTATGAAGTTGATGGACTAGGAAACAGCAGTATTATGGATGATAGCAATATTCCTAATTTACTTTCAGCACCTTATCTAGGGTATACAACGGTTGATGACTCAACTTATCAAGCAACGCGTAAAACAGTTCTAAGTAAAGAAAATCCCTATTTTTACGAAGGGAAATACGCTAAAGGAATCGGTAGCTCTCATACGCCTGAAAATTATATTTGGCCGATTGCTCTTGCAATGGAAGGGATGACGACAAAGGATAAAGATGAAAAAGCCCGAATCTTAGATTCTTTAGTAGCAAACGATGGGGGTACTCATTTAATGCATGAAGGGTTTGATGTGGATGATCCCACACGCTATACACGTGAGTGGTTCTCTTGGGCAAATATGATGTTTTGTGAATTAGTAATGGATTACTTTGATATTCGAGTGGAACGATAA
- a CDS encoding GntR family transcriptional regulator produces the protein MSKPLYKKIIDDLLNAIETGQLPENAQLPTEKELSQTYNVSRITSKRALTELESQGLIYRIQGKGSYVQKQKAKKKKVSRILFLIPFVNDLSLGNFNEGLAPITSEHHYEVIMSSAEFLINKQAADIIEDFDGMIYYAHNTEDFLDTLFELSIQQFPVIILDKKIHDLPYPTVQSDNFSGGAMATNYLAAQGHQRIAYIFGEPTLPQSVRQRYLGYIHATKEQHLSFHTALTDKQAFVDADVMAYLNENAITGVVCENDLVAISLMNQAKRANIDIPIQLSVIGFDNIQAASLIDPALTTIAQDFKGMGKLAGTMLIEWIENHVIPADQQVPVKQIIRNSTKEN, from the coding sequence ATGTCTAAACCACTATATAAAAAAATCATCGATGATTTATTAAATGCAATAGAAACAGGTCAGCTACCAGAAAATGCTCAACTTCCAACTGAAAAGGAACTCTCTCAAACTTACAACGTTAGCCGCATCACCTCTAAACGAGCGTTGACAGAGCTAGAAAGTCAAGGATTGATTTACCGTATTCAAGGAAAAGGGAGCTATGTTCAAAAACAGAAAGCGAAAAAGAAAAAAGTTTCCCGTATTTTATTTTTGATTCCATTTGTCAACGATCTTTCCCTCGGAAATTTCAATGAAGGGTTGGCTCCTATAACAAGTGAGCATCATTATGAAGTCATCATGTCCTCTGCTGAATTTTTGATCAATAAACAGGCAGCTGATATCATTGAAGATTTTGATGGCATGATTTATTATGCCCACAACACTGAAGACTTTTTAGATACCTTATTTGAGCTGTCTATTCAGCAATTTCCAGTTATCATCTTAGATAAAAAAATTCATGATCTACCTTACCCAACGGTTCAATCTGATAACTTTTCAGGTGGTGCTATGGCTACCAATTATTTAGCTGCACAAGGTCATCAACGGATCGCTTATATTTTTGGAGAACCGACTTTGCCTCAATCAGTGCGGCAGCGTTATTTAGGCTATATTCACGCAACAAAAGAACAGCACTTATCTTTTCATACAGCATTAACAGACAAACAAGCCTTTGTAGACGCTGACGTAATGGCTTATCTCAACGAAAATGCCATTACAGGTGTCGTCTGTGAAAACGACTTAGTTGCAATCTCACTCATGAATCAAGCGAAACGAGCTAACATTGATATACCAATTCAATTATCCGTTATCGGTTTTGATAATATCCAAGCAGCCTCACTGATCGATCCTGCACTCACAACGATTGCTCAAGATTTTAAAGGGATGGGAAAACTTGCCGGAACGATGCTGATTGAATGGATTGAAAACCATGTGATTCCAGCAGACCAACAAGTCCCAGTAAAACAAATTATTCGTAACTCAACAAAGGAGAATTAA
- a CDS encoding response regulator transcription factor, whose product MTYKVLLVDDEYMIVNGLKRIISWETEGFSIKGTAQNAKEALTMMEMESIDLVITDITMPEMTGLEFIEAAQNEARQFEFMILSGYQKFDFLKGGLQLGAINYLMKPVDKLELLKSVRKAKKRLDNRNQQETRNGMYSEVLLSQWVNGEIDKDNFEELNQLVNTAEKSDWTVLLVEVTREKKAQVVKWLEGQQQSLFFSRNLGDKSLLVHIFKGGKYQLNQLLAANPLQADEDDSWLISVGETVSDWEDVPDSYEKANQTLQRYKFYEASGKNLLYSVFSDDFDLSADIINFNKTLMVGDFTTIETTIAEIFTKTQKIGARPEDVRHITFMLFMDIYRRFNHLDEAEYQQVLDDINHSSNADKLREILSTTVKQITREKLAYDYSENVQKVIDKIRSDYTSELTLKCVAQSLHLNVMYLGQLFKKETKKSFSQYLNQYRMKKAQNLLLYTDDNVNEIADKIGFNNSTYFSQIFKKMNDLTPKEFREKYKHHYDSVGEE is encoded by the coding sequence ATGACGTATAAGGTTTTGCTAGTTGATGATGAATATATGATCGTTAACGGCTTGAAAAGAATTATTTCATGGGAAACAGAAGGTTTTTCTATCAAAGGAACAGCGCAGAATGCCAAAGAAGCGTTAACTATGATGGAAATGGAGTCAATCGATCTTGTGATAACCGATATTACGATGCCGGAAATGACCGGATTGGAATTTATTGAAGCGGCTCAAAATGAAGCAAGACAGTTTGAATTTATGATTCTTTCTGGTTACCAGAAGTTTGATTTTTTAAAAGGCGGACTGCAACTAGGGGCGATCAATTACTTGATGAAACCTGTAGATAAATTGGAACTTTTAAAAAGTGTGAGAAAAGCCAAAAAACGTTTAGACAATCGTAATCAACAAGAAACTAGAAACGGCATGTATAGTGAAGTTTTATTGTCCCAATGGGTCAATGGTGAAATCGATAAAGATAACTTTGAAGAACTGAATCAACTAGTCAACACTGCAGAAAAATCAGATTGGACTGTGTTATTAGTGGAAGTCACGCGTGAAAAAAAAGCCCAAGTTGTTAAGTGGCTGGAAGGACAACAACAATCTTTGTTTTTTTCGCGTAATTTAGGAGATAAGAGTTTGCTTGTACATATCTTTAAAGGTGGTAAATATCAATTGAATCAACTTCTGGCAGCGAATCCCTTACAAGCAGATGAAGACGATAGCTGGTTGATCAGTGTGGGGGAAACAGTGAGTGATTGGGAAGATGTTCCAGATAGTTATGAAAAAGCAAACCAAACATTGCAGCGTTACAAGTTTTATGAAGCAAGTGGAAAAAATCTGCTATATTCTGTGTTTTCAGATGATTTTGATCTCTCAGCAGACATCATCAATTTTAACAAAACGCTGATGGTAGGGGATTTTACGACGATTGAGACGACGATTGCTGAAATCTTTACTAAAACGCAAAAAATAGGTGCACGTCCAGAAGATGTTCGGCATATTACATTTATGCTTTTCATGGATATCTATCGCCGTTTTAATCACTTAGATGAAGCGGAATACCAACAAGTTTTAGATGATATCAATCACTCGTCAAATGCGGATAAATTACGTGAGATTCTATCAACGACTGTTAAGCAAATCACTCGGGAAAAACTAGCGTATGATTATTCAGAGAATGTTCAAAAAGTTATCGATAAAATTCGTTCGGACTACACAAGTGAATTGACCTTGAAATGCGTGGCGCAATCTTTGCATCTTAATGTAATGTACTTGGGACAGCTGTTTAAGAAAGAAACCAAAAAGAGTTTTTCTCAATATTTGAATCAATATCGAATGAAGAAAGCACAGAACTTATTGCTGTATACAGATGATAATGTCAATGAAATTGCGGATAAAATTGGTTTTAACAATAGCACCTATTTCTCACAGATTTTTAAAAAGATGAACGATTTAACACCGAAAGAGTTTCGGGAAAAATACAAACATCACTATGATTCTGTGGGTGAAGAATGA
- a CDS encoding sensor histidine kinase: MHKKKTSSFNEKTLLNRLLKNYALILVSLILIGMGSIGMNTYWQSMGRGEITAQEAVDMISRSINDKNLQGKTMLNGLTDNQEKINNLNRYMDTSISDYLNYSYDQQLATGNYLFLPGQVKNFYTMYDNIESIIMVLNNYNDYYLSTPQDKSGKKISGTPRLNNKFYLAYPITNPVTLEVLGSFYVEFSQKDIIDSLTHLTTFEGLSAYVFSSTGYQLLTYTEKDNTIDQQLIQQKMKESSALPLQKLTGDNILEHLQTTSGFDILVTISKEKILTHVLFDLRILMLGGLVLILLLLYLLYRTFTKYSQQVDIIMGSMALVSEGDLNTRINEQETQFELKELSRGINTMLDNIEQYISDIYKLEIKQQDAHMRALQSQISPHFLYNTLEYIRMYALSEGSEELADVVYAFSTLLRNNTDQAKTTTLEKELSFCEKYVYLYQMRYPDRVAYHFEIDEALKELVLPKFSIQPLIENYFVHGIDFSRNDNAISVKARLVDGQVKILIRDNGKGISPQKLTLIKTKLKSQQIELHDSIGLQNVNERLRAYFGPTFLMTITPNETKGIAIELSFDEPIS, from the coding sequence ATGCATAAAAAGAAAACTTCTTCCTTTAATGAAAAGACACTACTGAACCGATTACTAAAAAACTATGCGTTGATTTTGGTTTCACTGATTTTGATAGGCATGGGCAGTATTGGTATGAATACCTATTGGCAATCGATGGGAAGAGGGGAAATCACAGCTCAAGAAGCAGTCGATATGATTAGCCGATCGATCAATGATAAAAATTTACAAGGAAAAACTATGCTGAATGGTCTAACGGATAATCAAGAGAAGATCAACAATTTAAATCGATATATGGATACGTCGATTTCAGATTATTTGAATTATTCGTATGATCAACAACTGGCCACGGGGAACTATTTATTTTTGCCTGGTCAAGTGAAAAATTTTTATACCATGTATGATAATATCGAATCGATCATCATGGTATTGAACAATTATAATGATTATTATCTTTCTACACCACAGGATAAGAGTGGGAAGAAAATTAGCGGGACACCTCGTTTAAATAATAAATTTTATTTAGCTTACCCAATTACCAATCCAGTTACCTTAGAAGTGCTGGGCAGTTTTTATGTTGAATTCTCTCAAAAAGATATTATTGATAGTTTGACTCATTTGACGACTTTTGAAGGATTATCGGCATATGTATTCTCGAGTACAGGGTATCAGTTATTGACTTATACGGAAAAAGATAACACGATAGATCAGCAACTGATTCAACAAAAAATGAAAGAATCATCAGCGTTGCCACTTCAAAAATTGACGGGGGATAATATACTAGAACACCTGCAAACGACAAGTGGGTTTGATATTTTAGTGACGATTTCAAAAGAAAAGATCCTGACCCATGTTCTTTTTGATTTGCGTATTTTGATGTTGGGTGGTTTGGTGCTGATTTTATTGTTGCTCTATTTACTTTATCGAACATTCACTAAGTATTCTCAGCAAGTCGATATTATTATGGGATCAATGGCACTTGTTTCAGAAGGAGACTTGAATACACGGATCAATGAGCAAGAGACTCAGTTTGAGCTAAAAGAGCTCTCACGAGGAATCAACACAATGCTGGATAATATTGAGCAATATATTTCAGATATTTATAAATTAGAAATCAAGCAACAAGATGCCCATATGCGAGCATTACAGTCACAAATCAGTCCGCATTTTTTATACAATACATTGGAGTATATCCGCATGTATGCATTAAGTGAAGGCAGCGAAGAACTAGCCGATGTGGTGTATGCATTTTCAACATTATTGCGCAATAATACTGATCAGGCTAAGACAACAACTTTGGAAAAAGAGCTGAGTTTTTGTGAAAAATACGTCTATTTGTATCAGATGAGGTATCCAGATCGGGTGGCGTATCACTTTGAAATCGATGAAGCGTTGAAGGAACTGGTATTACCAAAATTTTCGATTCAACCATTGATTGAAAATTATTTTGTCCACGGAATTGATTTTTCCCGTAACGATAATGCGATTAGTGTGAAAGCTCGTTTAGTTGATGGGCAAGTGAAAATATTGATTCGAGATAATGGTAAAGGAATATCTCCTCAAAAACTAACGCTGATTAAAACCAAATTAAAGAGTCAACAAATCGAATTACATGATTCTATCGGATTACAAAATGTGAATGAACGTTTGCGAGCTTATTTTGGACCGACCTTTTTGATGACGATTACCCCAAATGAAACCAAAGGAATCGCTATTGAACTGTCATTTGACGAGCCAATTTCTTAA
- a CDS encoding GH92 family glycosyl hydrolase, whose amino-acid sequence MKPTLIDTRHGTDNQHSFSNGNCLPYTGVPFGMNYFAPQTNGDNGSWWFNPRDRVFQGFRLTHQPSPWMGDFSYFVMQPFNGKLKEKSIFHAQSSYRPDESVFNPSYLEITAQRYQLTARLIPSMYGGALSTSYTQPDAGLLLSLPGNYKITIEDAHTVSGSIVNYAGCEDKDFAFYFTLHFQQPLAIEQLTEQAGADDCVTFSFGDITKQVIQFGTSFISLEQAKLNLSREFAWMPEDYRKHSEEQWAYYLNKIDIQDKNQQRRSTFYHNLYRAFLFPQTFYEKDLDGQIIHYDTLAKKVKPGFLYTNNGFWDTYKTVYPLYSLIAQEKYAEMLEGFLNSYRESGYLPKWLSPDERGLMPGTLIDAVIADAAVKNIRPDLMPEFLEAMIKGATIQSDNPNYGRQGTNDYLTYGYVPAHYHESVNHTLDYCYSDFCISQVAKISKDSDTAEHYGRQAKNYLTIFDPDTGFMRAKQTNGSFKEGFDSHRWGGDYAEGSAWQSSFAVYHDFKGLITAFGGHDKFLEKLIDLCNQSPSFNVDGYGFEIHEMSEMAATEFGQLAISNQPSFHLPYLFSYLGKPEFAQPLLKQLMIQEFNDSPTGFPGDEDNGSMASWYIFNSLGFYPVCPGSGEYVIGMPLFDKAVIHLSNGETLTISSGPNQEQQQFIDHIYYNDSSHESLVFEHESLMKGGKIEFTLGIVPRPKNYENEQLPFSI is encoded by the coding sequence ATGAAACCAACATTAATCGACACTCGACACGGAACTGATAACCAACATTCTTTTTCAAATGGCAACTGTCTCCCCTATACTGGTGTGCCATTTGGCATGAATTATTTTGCGCCACAAACCAATGGGGATAATGGTAGTTGGTGGTTTAATCCTCGCGACCGAGTCTTCCAAGGTTTCCGTTTAACTCATCAACCTAGCCCTTGGATGGGGGATTTTAGTTATTTTGTTATGCAGCCTTTTAATGGCAAGCTAAAAGAGAAGAGCATTTTTCATGCACAATCTTCTTACCGACCAGATGAAAGCGTTTTTAATCCTAGCTATTTAGAAATCACTGCACAACGTTATCAACTGACAGCTCGTTTGATCCCTAGTATGTACGGTGGTGCTTTGTCAACAAGTTACACACAGCCAGATGCAGGACTCTTACTTTCATTGCCAGGAAACTATAAGATTACGATCGAGGATGCTCATACCGTTTCCGGATCAATCGTCAACTACGCAGGCTGTGAGGATAAAGATTTTGCTTTTTATTTCACCCTACATTTTCAACAGCCACTAGCTATTGAACAACTTACGGAACAAGCTGGAGCAGATGATTGTGTTACTTTTTCATTTGGAGACATCACGAAACAAGTTATTCAGTTTGGTACTTCTTTTATTAGTTTAGAACAAGCCAAGTTGAATTTGTCACGGGAGTTTGCCTGGATGCCAGAAGATTACCGTAAACATTCAGAGGAACAATGGGCGTATTATCTAAATAAAATTGATATTCAAGATAAAAACCAACAACGTCGATCAACGTTTTATCATAATTTATATCGAGCATTTTTATTTCCTCAAACTTTCTATGAAAAAGATTTGGATGGACAAATTATTCATTATGATACGTTAGCTAAGAAAGTAAAACCAGGATTTCTGTATACGAATAATGGGTTTTGGGACACTTATAAAACTGTTTACCCGTTGTATTCATTAATTGCTCAAGAAAAATATGCAGAAATGCTAGAAGGATTTTTAAACAGTTATCGAGAAAGCGGCTATTTACCTAAATGGCTTTCACCTGATGAGCGAGGTTTGATGCCAGGAACATTGATCGATGCAGTGATTGCAGATGCTGCAGTGAAAAATATTCGCCCTGATTTGATGCCCGAATTTTTAGAGGCCATGATCAAAGGAGCTACAATTCAAAGCGACAATCCAAATTATGGTAGACAAGGAACAAATGACTATTTAACCTATGGCTACGTTCCTGCTCACTACCACGAGTCGGTCAATCATACCTTAGATTATTGCTATAGTGACTTTTGCATCAGCCAAGTAGCCAAAATATCAAAAGATTCTGACACAGCCGAACATTATGGTAGACAGGCGAAAAATTATTTAACTATTTTTGATCCTGACACAGGGTTCATGCGTGCGAAACAAACAAACGGGTCATTCAAAGAAGGTTTTGATAGTCATCGCTGGGGTGGTGATTACGCTGAGGGGAGTGCTTGGCAAAGTAGTTTTGCTGTTTATCATGATTTTAAAGGCTTGATCACAGCTTTTGGAGGGCATGATAAATTCCTAGAAAAATTAATTGATTTATGTAATCAATCACCTTCCTTTAATGTCGATGGATACGGATTTGAAATCCATGAAATGAGCGAAATGGCGGCTACTGAATTTGGACAACTGGCGATTTCTAATCAGCCAAGTTTCCACCTACCTTACCTGTTCAGTTACCTTGGTAAACCTGAATTTGCACAGCCTTTGCTAAAACAACTAATGATTCAAGAATTTAATGACAGCCCCACTGGTTTCCCTGGAGACGAAGATAATGGAAGCATGGCAAGTTGGTACATTTTTAACTCTCTAGGCTTTTATCCTGTCTGTCCTGGTTCAGGTGAATATGTTATTGGCATGCCTTTATTCGATAAAGCCGTTATTCATTTGTCTAATGGGGAAACATTGACGATTTCCAGTGGCCCAAATCAGGAGCAGCAACAGTTTATCGATCATATCTACTATAATGATTCTTCACACGAGAGCTTAGTGTTTGAGCATGAATCATTGATGAAAGGCGGAAAAATCGAGTTTACTTTAGGCATTGTCCCTAGACCAAAAAATTATGAGAATGAACAACTTCCATTTAGTATTTAA
- a CDS encoding alpha-mannosidase produces the protein MKKKVYIISHSHWDREWYMPYEQHHMRLVELLDDVLELAETDPDFDSFHLDGQTIILDDYLQVRPEQKAAVQKAITDGKLRIGPFYILQDDFLISSESNVRNMLIGKKETEKWGPAVKLGYFPDTFGNMGQTPQMMQQAGLDAAAFGRGVKPVGFNNEVLDDENYTSQYSEMWWQGPDGSEVLGLLFANWYSNGNEIPAEKEAALAFWTQKLAEAEKFASTNHLLMMNGVDHQPVQKDITKAIALANELFPEYEFIHSHFDEYLKQIRKELPEEVGTVHGELTSQETDGWFTLANTASARVYLKQWNTQVERQLENITEPLAAMAYDLTQKYPHDQLDYAWKLLLQNHPHDSICGCSVDEVHREMMPRFEKANEVGKFLAEEALAQLVEAIDTESFSKISHPFVVFNTSGYEKSEVVKVKVEIERKPFKEGVPHELWEELAKSNTPKFEVVNSQGEIIHSVISKPEVSFGYDLPKDRFRIPYMAKYVEIDMPITNMPAFSWNTFALQESQSKIEEKGSMIKDLKHYRLENSCLVVTINEDGTLEVLDKAIGRTYSELLTIENTGDIGNEYIFKKPEGTSPILSSGCPAEISVVKDESFLAQIKIIQRMMIPKAADDLLEQEQKAVIDFRYRKAGRSKELQELTIETILTMERDSAHLRFETTVDNQMKDHRLRMLFPTGIQAETHEADSIYEVVTRPNRVSKSWENPTNPQHQHAFVNVHDDKSGITVSNYGLNEYEILPETNTIALTLLRAVGEMGDWGYFPTPEAQCLGTHTFNYGVDFHGEKAQRYATYKRAYAAQIPFSVKTTTRHSGQLKAKDAYLTVEGETVAITAVKNSEDNQALVVRGFNMSENSAEVQIKKMGSNEPDLLNLLEEKQNEQPTKKLKAYEIRTIGFDR, from the coding sequence ATGAAGAAAAAAGTTTATATCATTTCCCACTCTCACTGGGATCGTGAATGGTACATGCCTTATGAGCAACACCACATGCGTTTAGTTGAATTACTGGATGATGTGTTGGAATTAGCGGAAACAGATCCAGATTTTGATAGCTTTCATTTAGATGGGCAAACGATTATTTTAGACGATTACTTACAAGTACGACCTGAGCAGAAAGCGGCTGTTCAAAAAGCTATCACCGATGGAAAGCTGAGAATCGGACCCTTTTATATTTTACAAGATGACTTTTTGATTAGTTCTGAATCGAATGTTCGCAACATGCTGATTGGTAAGAAAGAAACTGAAAAGTGGGGACCAGCCGTTAAATTAGGTTATTTCCCCGATACGTTTGGTAACATGGGGCAAACACCGCAAATGATGCAACAAGCCGGCTTAGATGCAGCCGCTTTTGGTCGCGGGGTAAAACCAGTTGGCTTTAATAATGAAGTGTTGGATGATGAAAATTATACGTCTCAATATTCAGAAATGTGGTGGCAAGGACCAGACGGAAGTGAAGTATTGGGCTTGCTGTTCGCCAATTGGTACAGTAATGGCAATGAAATACCAGCTGAAAAAGAAGCAGCTCTGGCTTTTTGGACGCAAAAATTAGCAGAGGCTGAAAAATTTGCTTCTACTAATCATTTATTGATGATGAATGGCGTAGACCATCAACCTGTTCAAAAAGATATAACAAAAGCGATTGCGTTAGCAAACGAACTATTTCCAGAATATGAATTTATTCATTCCCATTTTGATGAGTATTTAAAACAAATTCGAAAAGAGTTGCCAGAAGAAGTTGGAACGGTTCATGGAGAGCTGACAAGCCAAGAAACGGATGGCTGGTTTACACTGGCAAACACTGCTTCAGCAAGAGTGTATTTAAAACAATGGAATACCCAAGTTGAACGACAATTAGAAAATATAACGGAACCATTGGCTGCGATGGCATACGATTTAACGCAAAAATATCCCCATGATCAACTAGATTATGCATGGAAATTATTACTACAAAATCATCCACACGATAGCATTTGTGGTTGTTCAGTAGATGAAGTTCATCGAGAAATGATGCCAAGATTTGAAAAAGCCAATGAAGTTGGGAAGTTTTTAGCTGAAGAAGCATTGGCGCAATTAGTTGAAGCTATCGATACAGAAAGCTTTTCTAAAATAAGTCATCCGTTTGTCGTGTTCAATACATCTGGTTATGAAAAATCAGAGGTTGTAAAAGTCAAAGTAGAAATTGAGAGAAAACCATTCAAAGAAGGTGTTCCTCATGAATTGTGGGAAGAACTTGCTAAAAGTAATACACCAAAGTTTGAAGTGGTTAATTCGCAGGGAGAAATTATTCATTCGGTCATTTCAAAACCAGAAGTCAGCTTTGGTTATGACTTACCAAAAGATCGTTTCAGAATTCCTTACATGGCTAAATATGTGGAAATTGACATGCCGATCACGAATATGCCAGCATTTTCTTGGAATACGTTTGCGTTACAAGAAAGCCAATCTAAAATAGAAGAGAAAGGATCGATGATCAAGGATCTAAAACATTATAGATTGGAAAATAGCTGTTTGGTTGTAACAATCAATGAAGATGGCACTTTAGAAGTATTGGACAAAGCAATAGGAAGAACCTACAGTGAGTTGTTGACAATTGAAAATACGGGTGATATTGGCAATGAGTATATCTTTAAAAAACCGGAAGGAACGAGCCCGATTTTATCTAGTGGATGTCCAGCAGAGATTTCGGTTGTAAAAGATGAATCTTTCCTAGCGCAAATAAAAATCATACAACGCATGATGATTCCAAAAGCGGCAGATGATTTACTAGAACAAGAGCAAAAAGCTGTGATTGATTTCCGCTATCGAAAAGCTGGACGCTCAAAAGAATTACAAGAACTAACGATTGAAACTATACTGACGATGGAAAGAGATTCTGCTCATTTACGTTTTGAAACAACAGTGGATAACCAAATGAAAGATCATCGTTTACGGATGCTGTTTCCAACAGGGATCCAAGCTGAAACGCATGAAGCTGACAGTATTTATGAAGTTGTGACACGACCGAATCGTGTCAGCAAAAGTTGGGAGAATCCAACAAACCCTCAACATCAACATGCTTTTGTTAATGTGCATGATGATAAGTCTGGAATCACAGTTTCCAATTATGGCTTGAATGAATATGAAATTTTGCCTGAAACAAATACGATTGCTTTAACACTTTTACGCGCTGTGGGAGAAATGGGGGATTGGGGCTATTTCCCAACACCAGAAGCGCAATGTCTAGGTACGCATACATTTAACTATGGTGTTGATTTTCATGGCGAAAAAGCCCAACGCTATGCGACGTATAAACGAGCATATGCAGCGCAAATCCCGTTTAGTGTGAAAACAACAACGAGACATTCAGGGCAGTTGAAAGCCAAAGATGCGTATTTAACTGTCGAAGGAGAAACAGTTGCTATAACAGCAGTGAAAAATAGTGAAGACAATCAAGCGTTGGTTGTAAGAGGATTTAATATGAGCGAAAATTCAGCTGAAGTACAGATCAAGAAAATGGGAAGTAATGAGCCAGACTTATTGAATCTGTTAGAAGAAAAACAAAATGAACAACCAACGAAGAAGTTGAAGGCGTATGAAATTCGTACGATCGGATTTGACCGATAA